In one Alnus glutinosa chromosome 12, dhAlnGlut1.1, whole genome shotgun sequence genomic region, the following are encoded:
- the LOC133851435 gene encoding probable mannitol dehydrogenase isoform X1 gives MAKSPEQEHPKKAFGWAARDTSGVLSPFKFSRRATGDEDVTFRILYCGICHSDLHMMKNEFGMSTYPLVPGHEFVGEVTEVGSKVKKVKVGDKVGVGAVVGACHSCENCKNDLEVYCPEMILTYSSFYSDRTITYGGYSDTMVANERYIIHFPESISLNASAPLLCAGITVYSPLKYFGLAEPGKHIGVVGLGGLGHLAVKFAKAFGVKVTVISTSISKKDEALEHLGADSFLLSRDQEQLQAAKNTMDGILDTVSAAHSILPIIDLLKSHGKLVLLGAIEKPLELPVFPLLMGRKMVAGSFIGGMKEMQEMIDFAAKHNITADIEIISMEYVNTAMERLAKGDVRYRFVIDIGNTLAATNP, from the exons ATGGCGAAATCACCAGAGCAAGAGCATCCCAAGAAGGCTTTCGGATGGGCAGCCAGGGACACTTCGGGGGTCCTTTCGCCCTTCAAATTCTCTAGAAG AGCAACGGGAGACGAGGACGTAACGTTCAGAATTCTTTATTGTGGGATATGCCACTCAGACCTTCACATGATGAAGAATGAATTTGGCATGTCCACCTACCCACTTGTCCCTGG GCACGAATTCGTTGGGGAAGTGACAGAAGTGGGGAGCAAGGTGAAGAAAGTTAAAGTTGGAGACAAAGTGGGCGTGGGAGCTGTGGTCGGTGCATGCCATTCCtgtgagaactgtaagaatgaCCTTGAAGTTTATTGTCCCGAAATGATTCTTACCTACAGTTCCTTTTACTCCGATAGAACGATCACATATGGAGGCTACTCAGACACAATGGTAGCTAACGAGCGCTACATCATTCACTTTCCGGAAAGCATCTCACTTAACGCCAGTGCTCCCCTACTTTGCGCCGGAATCACAGTTTATAGTCCCTTGAAATATTTTGGTCTCGCCGAGCCGGGTAAGCATATTGGAGTTGTTGGCCTCGGAGGACTTGGTCATCTAGCTGTTAAATTTGCAAAGGCTTTCGGGGTGAAAGTGACGGTAATTAGCACCTCGATTAGCAAGAAAGATGAGGCTTTGGAACATCTTGGTGCCGACTCATTTTTGCTTAGTCGTGACCAAGAACAATTGCAG GCTGCCAAGAATACAATGGATGGTATCCTTGATACCGTATCTGCAGCGCACTCAATTTTGCCAATAATTGATCTATTGAAGTCCCATGGGAAGCTTGTTTTGCTGGGTGCAATAGAAAAGCCACTTGAGCTACCCGTCTTTCCTCTGCTTATGG GAAGGAAGATGGTTGCGGGAAGTTTCATTGGAGGAATGAAGGAGATGCAAGAAATGATAGACTTTGCAGCAAAACATAACATCACGGCAGACATAGAGATTATTTCAATGGAGTACGTGAACACAGCAATGGAGCGCCTTGCTAAAGGTGATGTTAGATACCGATTTGTCATTGACATCGGAAACACCTTGGCCGCTACCAACCCCTGA
- the LOC133851435 gene encoding 8-hydroxygeraniol dehydrogenase-like isoform X2 yields the protein MAKSPEQEHPKKAFGWAARDTSGVLSPFKFSRRATGDEDVTFRILYCGICHSDLHMMKNEFGMSTYPLVPGHEFVGEVTEVGSKVKKVKVGDKVGVGAVVGACHSCENCKNDLEVYCPEMILTYSSFYSDRTITYGGYSDTMVANERYIIHFPESISLNASAPLLCAGITVYSPLKYFGLAEPGKHIGVVGLGGLGHLAVKFAKAFGVKVTVISTSISKKDEALEHLGADSFLLSRDQEQLQEGRWLREVSLEE from the exons ATGGCGAAATCACCAGAGCAAGAGCATCCCAAGAAGGCTTTCGGATGGGCAGCCAGGGACACTTCGGGGGTCCTTTCGCCCTTCAAATTCTCTAGAAG AGCAACGGGAGACGAGGACGTAACGTTCAGAATTCTTTATTGTGGGATATGCCACTCAGACCTTCACATGATGAAGAATGAATTTGGCATGTCCACCTACCCACTTGTCCCTGG GCACGAATTCGTTGGGGAAGTGACAGAAGTGGGGAGCAAGGTGAAGAAAGTTAAAGTTGGAGACAAAGTGGGCGTGGGAGCTGTGGTCGGTGCATGCCATTCCtgtgagaactgtaagaatgaCCTTGAAGTTTATTGTCCCGAAATGATTCTTACCTACAGTTCCTTTTACTCCGATAGAACGATCACATATGGAGGCTACTCAGACACAATGGTAGCTAACGAGCGCTACATCATTCACTTTCCGGAAAGCATCTCACTTAACGCCAGTGCTCCCCTACTTTGCGCCGGAATCACAGTTTATAGTCCCTTGAAATATTTTGGTCTCGCCGAGCCGGGTAAGCATATTGGAGTTGTTGGCCTCGGAGGACTTGGTCATCTAGCTGTTAAATTTGCAAAGGCTTTCGGGGTGAAAGTGACGGTAATTAGCACCTCGATTAGCAAGAAAGATGAGGCTTTGGAACATCTTGGTGCCGACTCATTTTTGCTTAGTCGTGACCAAGAACAATTGCAG GAAGGAAGATGGTTGCGGGAAGTTTCATTGGAGGAATGA